The Castanea sativa cultivar Marrone di Chiusa Pesio chromosome 11, ASM4071231v1 genome contains a region encoding:
- the LOC142617268 gene encoding antimicrobial ginkbilobin-2-like protein produces MLSSKYISVSFLLLSLSLHAVNCADPLYHFCFSQESYTATSRYGTNLNGLLNLLSTKVPSKGFGLSSTGQGQDQANGLALCRGDVSKTNCTTCVIDAGKELGNRCPYKKGAIIWYDNCLLKYSNIDFFGEIDNKNKFYMWNVQDVENPTSFNPKVKDLLSRLSNKAYANPKFYATGDLKLDSSSKLYGLAQCTRDLSGLDCKKCLDTAISELPNCCDGKRGGRVVGGSCNVRYELYPFVDA; encoded by the coding sequence ATGTTGAGCTCAAAATATATTTCTGTCAGCTTTCTATTACTCAGCCTTTCCCTCCATGCAGTCAATTGTGCTGACCCATTATACCATTTTTGTTTTAGCCAAGAAAGCTACACTGCCACTAGCCGTTATGGTACAAACTTGAATGGCTTGCTCAATCTTTTGTCCACCAAAGTTCCTTCAAAAGGGTTTGGTCTCAGCTCGACTGGGCAAGGCCAAGATCAAGCAAATGGTTTAGCCCTATGCCGGGGTGATGTCTCAAAAACAAACTGTACGACCTGTGTCATTGATGCAGGCAAAGAGCTTGGTAATCGTTGTCCTTATAAAAAAGGAGCGATAATTTGGTATGATAACTGTCTTTTGAAGTACTCGAACATTGATTTCTTTGGAGAAATCGATAACAAAAACAAGTTCTACATGTGGAACGTCCAAGATGTAGAAAATCCCACTTCATTCAATCCAAAAGTTAAGGATTTGTTAAGCAGGTTATCTAATAAAGCTTATGCCAATCCAAAATTCTATGCTACCGGGGACCTAAAGCTTGATTCATCAAGCAAACTATATGGTTTGGCTCAATGCACCAGGGACCTTTCAGGTCTTGATTGTAAGAAGTGTCTTGATACTGCGATTAGTGAACTTCCCAACTGTTGCGATGGAAAACGAGGTGGGCGAGTTGTTGGTGGCAGTTGTAACGTTAGATATGAACTTTACCCCTTTGTTGATGCCTAG